Below is a genomic region from Triticum dicoccoides isolate Atlit2015 ecotype Zavitan chromosome 5A, WEW_v2.0, whole genome shotgun sequence.
TTGCATCCATTTTTTGATAGTACTCAAAGGTCAGAGCTGTTACTAAGAGAAAAAGACTTGATACCTTCCGTTCCTCTTCCGGGCCTCGAAGAATTTTCCTGAGACTTTGTTGAAGTGATTGATGTTGTGTAGCCTGGTGCTCTTCTGTACCGAATGCGTTCTTGCGTATGCATGCTGAACTCAGAATATTTTCTTATTGATGCAGATGAACAAATCCTGGAATTCAAAAATATATGAAGGCGCCGAGGGGATTGCAGACTATAGGCCCATCAGTCTCATTCATGGCATTGCTAAGATTGTCGCAAAAATCCTCTCAACCCGTCTTGCTCCGCACATGGAAAAGCTGGTCTCCAACGCCCAAAGCGCATTCATCAAGCGCAGAAGCATACACGACAATTTTTTGTGTTCGCAACCTGgcccgtagactacacaaatgcaaGACCCCGTCTCTGTTGTTCAAGCTTGACATCCGCAAGGCCTTCGACTCAGTNNNNNNNNNNNNNNNNNNNNNNNNNNNNNNNNNNNNNNNNNNNNNNNNNNNNNNNNNNNNNNNNNNNNNNNNNNNNNNNNNNNNNNNNNNNNNNNNNNNNNNNNNNNNNNNNNNNNNNNNNNNNNNNNNNNNNNNNNNNNNNNNNNNNNNNNNNNNNNNNNNNNNNNNNNNNNNNNNNNNNNNNNNNNNNNNNNNNNNNNNNNNNNNNNNNNNNNNNNNNNNNNNNNNNNNNNNNNNNNNNNNNNNNNNNNNNNNNNNNNNNNNNNNNNNNNNNNNNNNNNNNNNNNNNNNNNNNNNNNNNNNNNNNNNNNNNNNNNNNNNNNNNNNNNNNNNNNNNNNNNNNNNNNNNNNNNNNNNNNNNNNNNNNNNNNNNNNNNNNNNNNNNNNNNNNNNNNNNNNNNNNNNNNNNNNNNNNNNNNNNNNNNNNNNNNNNNNNNNNNNNNNNNNNNNNNNNNNNNNNNNNNNNNNNNNNNNNNNNNNNNNNNNNNNNNNNNNNNNNNNNNNNNNNNNNNNNNNNNNNNNNNNGAGATTGGATTGCGGCTCTTCTTTGCACATCATCCTCGAGGATCCTACTGAATGGTGTGGCCGGCCACCCCATCAAGCATGGTCGGGGCCTTCGGCAAGGGGATCCCCTATCCCCGCTCCTTTTCGTCATTGCAATTGATGCACTCCAACAACTGCTTGAGTTGGCAACCAGAAAAGGGCTACTTCACAAGGTGCGGGGGAGAGGGGTCATGGTGAGAACTTCACTCTATGCAGATGACGCAGCCATTTTCATGGCCCCAATTAAAAATGATATTGACAACCTCTCAGCCATCTTGAGCGGATTCGGGGAGGTCACCGGGCTATGCACCAATTTCCAAAAGAGCTCTGTTGTGGCCATTCGATGCAATCACCTTAATCTAGAGCACATCCTTCAAAGCTTGCCGGCAAAAAGGGCGTCCTTCCCCTTAAGATATTTGGGCCTTCCTCTATCCGTCTGGAAGCTTAAGTTGGTGGATTGGCAATTCCTTGTGGACAAGGTTGCGGGCAAGCTGGTTACCTATGATGGACAAAATATCACCACCAGTGGACGCACTGCCCTTGTCAAGTCCGTCATCACCTCTCAAGCGATCTACTTCATCATGCCATTGGTCGTACGGCCGAGCATTCTTCAAAGCATCAACAAACTCGAGCGAGCCTTCCTTTGGTCCGGATCGGACAAGACGACGGGTGCCAAGTGCAAGGTGAATTGGGAGATTGTCTGTCGGCCGCATGAATATGGTGGTCTAGGGGTCCTCAACACTGACAAATTTGCGAGGGCCTTGCGTTTGAGGTGGCCATGGTTTGAATGGACGGCGCCTCACAAGATGTGGGTCGGATTGGGAAACCCATGTGACGAGGAGGACCTTGACTTCTTCTATGCATCCACAACCATCACCATGGGGAATGGTGCTAAAACACCTTTTTGGGATTCCCCTTGGCTTCATGGAGGCAAGCCCAAGGATGTCGCTCCTCTCATTTTTGAGGCCTCCTCGAGGAAGAATTGGAAGGTGCGCGGGGCTCTAAAAAATAATGCGTGGATCATCAAAATCAATACCTCCACGGTCGTATCAGTTGAACACATCCGGCAATTCttcactctttgggggcttttaatTGATGTCCACCTTGTTGGACATGCCAAAGACACCATTGTGTGGAAGCACACGACAAGCGGGCATTACTCTGCGGCCTCCGCCTACAAGGCCCAATTTCTAGGATTGGTCGTCTCCCCCATGGATCAAATGATTTGGAAGGCTTGGGCGCCGCCAAAGGCTAAATTCTTTGCTTGATTGGCTATCCAAGATAGAATTTGGACTGCGGATAGGCTTGCAAAGCGGGGATGGTCAAACTGCGGGCTTTGCACTCTctgcaagagagatcaagaaagtggACCACATCTCTTCTTCAAATGCCGATACACCATTCGGCTATGGAACTCGGTCATCGCGAAATTCGGCCTTCACCACTTGGACACTGCTACTTGGCAGCTACATGATTCGGTAGAGGAGTGGTGGACAAATATAACCGGTGCCGGAGTCCCCAATAGGAAGGCTATGGCCTCTCTTACCATACTCGTGTCATGGACCACTTGGAATGAGAGGAATGCCCGTGTTTTTCGACAGAAGAGCGCTCCGCCAACAATCTTGCTCAACTTCATCATTTGCGAGGCAAACCTTTGGGTCACTGCCGGTGCAAAGAAATTAGGGGCTATTATTTTATGCGAGTAATCACTCATGCCGTGTAAGAGTGACTTCTGTAACAAACTCTCTTCTTAtcttaattaatagatgaggcaaatcttttgcctccgtttaaaaaaaatgaatgaaaCTCTTTGGCAGGATTGAGAATTACACAAGGCAACAGTGAAAGGAGGAGCCGAGTAGTTTACTTTCTCCATCTCTcacttaggcctcctttggtttagaggaatttcataggaattctagaggataggattcttattggattttttcctttagagccatttggttcataggaatggattcctattcctacataggattggttcctatcctccacatttcataggaaaataaaaaagagcctagactcaatggaaaaattcctttggtgtcaaccaaatgacatcttgtttcctattcctaatcatagaatttgagatacatgttatctcatttcctacaagattcctattcctatgataatcctatcctatgaaccaaaggaggccttaactTTACCCTTTTTTCAATATCATTTATGCCACTGTAGTTTGTGGATCTAGCAGAGCAATGATACGCATCCAGCACGCCACGCCCTCGCCCCACAGGAAAAGGTCGCTGAGCACATGCCGCCATTTCAGAAGCTCACAGTTCCATCATTGTACTACCAAGCATAAAGAGAAGgggaaataaaaacaaaaaacaaagtaaGCCGAGATCTCCTAGCATTGCTTCATGATGGACAAAGGTAGGTGATCAACCTCTGTACTACTAGTACATTTGGACATGTCATGTACTGTTATGATGGCACCTGAGTAACTTTCTCCTCACACCATGATCTCCAGGACAGGGTGAGATGCCTCAGGGCTCCCTTTTGGTGCCGACTAAAGCATTTTTTGTCTGTCAAGGGTGGTGCTGCAAGTGCAAAGCAAGGGATCCAGACACAGGAAAAAGGAGCCTCCCCAGTGCACCGCACTGCAGCTTCCTTCCTTGCTTTGGTCTCGCTTCTTTACTTGTTCGATCCAGTTCCATGTGGTTGCCACCATTTCTCCACTGCATGCATCTGCGCCTGTGACGCTAGGAGATTTTGGTTCTTGCTGTTCGCCGTCGTCGACGTCGATGCAGGTGAGAGCCCATCCTTCACCCAGGGACGCTTCTTGTGCTGTGCATGCTGCTGGTTTCGTTGAGTGCCGTTGCTGGTTTGCTATTGTTCGGTGAAAGCACTACGCCTATGCTGTGATGGATCTTTGTTTCCTTCTGTGTAATTTCTGCCAGTCTGTTCCGCAAACTGGAGTTTCTTCTACTCCTGTCTTAGGTCGGCACCTGTAGACGTTCGCAAGCAAAAAATGATTTTAGAAGTCATCTGGTTAATGAAGAACGTCGTCGGCCTCATCACCAAAAAGGCCACCACAAAATTTGTGGCCCATTTCATCTTGTAGGAAGTGATGTTTCTTATCAACGTTCATTGTTAGTGTACTAGTATACAGAGTGTTCTTCAACAATAGGCATCACTGCATCAGAAACAGATAGATAACAAACATTTTCACTAGATCATGAGCTCAATTCATCTGCGCATGCTTTATAATACTAGTACCCGAATTATACCCAGGCTAATGATCTGCTTCTTGCTTCCTATTATCATGCCAGGAATGCGTTTAATGGACAAATTTAAGCAGATGGCTAAGGATCTCGGCACAGACGATCTCGTTCTGCACGCTAAGAGAATATTGCATTCCTCTTTCGCAGTTGCTTATCAGTCTTCTTGTGATTATCCTATGGTACTCGGTGCTGGGATCTTGTTGCTGCTACTACATAGGATTTGCCCTCCTCTACTTGCTTTCCTAGTGTCTTCCTCTCCCCTCCTGCTGTTAACCGGACTTCTTCTCGGAGCCCTTTTGAGTTATGGTGAACCAAATACCCCCTCAGTGACTGCAGAAGGAGACTCTGATAATCAACAAACTTTGACCCCGGAGTCCAAAAATTCCATTGCTGACTGCTCGACCGAGGAGGTTGAGAGTGTTACTATCGAGACTTGCTTGGAGAAGAGAACCGGCAGTGCAGGAGTATATGTCGAGGAGAGAGCCCCGGCCAATAACACGCATGACAATCACTGCGAAGAAACAAATGTCATGTTTCTGGCAGCTGATACTGTGCTTAGCACGGAGTCTTCTAAATATGCCCAGAGCAATGTCATCATGGGAAGAGAAGGATATGGTGAGCAAATCAGCGAGAAGTCTGATCTGCAAGAATTTGAGAGCAGCAATAATGAAAGAGGTGACTATGAAGTACACAATCATTATCAGTTTGGTGAACCCACGAGTCCCTGCTGGCAGTCTGCTGACCGGCAGGATCCTTGTTATGGTTCTGAATCTGATCTTACTGATGACAGTTCTTCTCCTGATGCATCCATGACCGACATAATCCCAATGCTTGAAGAGTTGCACCCACTGATAGACTTGGGGACTGGTCACCCCACCTTGGCCTCCAGGTCCAGGGACAACTTGAATTCTTCATCAGATGACGATGAGAGTGACCTTGAGGAGGATGACGATGACGACAGTATCTCGGACGATGAAGatgaaggagaggaagaggagaaagaTGATGGAAATGATCAGGAGGATGTCATAGGAAAGAATGGTAGGGCCGATGGTCTGATGGAGCTGCAGAGAGCAAAGAATATCCTGAAGTTTGAACTCGATCAGAGGCTAATGGACTTGCAAACCGCTGATGCAACACAGAAATTGAAGGAGGCATCCCGTTTCTTTGTCCAGGTTCCTTCCATTTCCACACCAAGAGGGCAACCATATGATCCTTCAAATGCCTCAGGGGAAGGGGAAGTGATAGAGTTACCCCAGATACCTGATTCAGCACCATCTGTCCTCCTGCCTATGGGAAGCCTATTTGATCTTCCTTCTGACCATATTGTGGACCATAACAGTCAATTGGAAGAAACTTGGACTCCTCGCTCGTACTCTCCAGCAACACAGCTTAGAAAGCATGGAAACTTCCATGGACGGCACTCCGCTAATCCGTGTCGCAGTGGCCTCAAATCGGAGAAAGGTGAAATTGGTGGAGAAGATGCCCTTGGTAGTCACTCGGACAGTGATGCTGCTAAGCAAGGGAATGATGGGAGGTTATCTTGTTCACAGGAAGCACATTTAGGTGAAGAGATCAAAATACTAAGCCCAGTAATTTCAGATGCTGGTGTGTTGAAAGGAGATTACGGGATGCATGAAGGCAATAACAATGCTGATTCCAGTGATGATATAAATTCATTTCCTACCATGAAAAATGAATCCAGCACTTCAGAAGCGGAGGTTTCAGTTCATCCAGGTAAATTTGTTATGGCTTTCAGACGAATAAATATAATGTACTTTTTCCTATTGGAAATCTTTGCTCAACTAAGGTTGATAATATCTTGCAGGCGGTGAGCAATCAGTGCTATGCTGTCTATCCAAAGTAAATAATTCTGAGCAATATGTCGTCGAAGCGAATTCCATCGATGAAGTTAACTCGTTATTCAGGAGCCGCATGGAGGAAGTGCTAGTGCAGTCCGTTTCAGAGCCCGTTATGGGGCAACCTTTGACAGTTACACTTGAAGATGACTCGAGTGACCCGGCGTTATGTCCAAACCCCGGGATGCATGCCATTGAAGCGAGTTCAGTTGAAGAATTAAATTCACAATTTGTACAAATCAATCACGAAGTACTGACATATGACGCTTGGGATGTTGAGCCGGTTCAAGAAAAGTCAAGTGAAGAAGCATTTCTTGCTGCAGATGAGCATACTTCAGAAGTCCCAGTTGGAAATGGGTCCAGAGAGCTATCAACTGCAGAAGAAAACCAGCAGTTCGCAGGTACTTCTAGGCTCCATGTTATTGAGGTGACCTCAGCTGAAGAGATGAAAAGGCTATTCAATACACTCGAAGATGTGCAGGACCAGATGCATCATAGCTCAGAGCACAAGCTTGCTCAAGGTACAGGAGGGAGTGCTTCTGGCACGCTAGGTCTTGAAACAGAGCCCGTCGAAGATGCCGGCTCTGCTTTCGAGCAGTTAATCTCTGGCCATGACAAGGGGAAGATGTCTCAAGATGTTGAGGTGGAGCTGAAGCCATCCGAGCTCAACTCTGAACTGGAGGTTACCGAGGCCCAAACTCTGGATGATGATTCTAGTTATGACACATTTGGCAGTGGTTCTAAAGTAACTGAGCTCAAAGATTCAGCTGGAACTCCTAAATCTGTTGCTGTTGAAGGGCGGCATGAGGAAGATGTTTGAAGTTGCAAGTTGCAACACATGATTCAGGCATTGGGCTACTCCCGGGGCTCTGGAAAGTGTCAAATAGCTTTGATGTGAGAAACTGAAGTTAAGTTCCATTAAGCAAGGGCTCAAAAACACTACACTCCTTTTTTTTTGCAGAATACTGGATTTGAATTATGAATGGCTATGCTCTCAAATGTTCCCCTTTCTTTAATTTTTAGACAAATAAGCTAGTAGTAGGGTTGTAACGAACTATATTCTTCTGTACTTCAAAGAAAAATTTGGCAGGAGCTCTGCTGATTAGCCCTGACATTATCAGCTTCAAAGCCTACTAAAAGGAAGTATTTACTCGAGTAATCCAAATGCAATTCAGATGCAAAATGCTTAACGTGCTACtgctactactacctccgtcctggttgttAGTCCCTTCTTGCATTTTGGGTCAAATTTTGACCTTTAATTTAACTACCAAAAAATAAGTTATATACACCAAAAATAGTATCATTGAATATCTCTTTCTAATATGCATCCAGCAATATAAGTTTTGTGACATACAACTTATATTTTTTAGTCAAATCTACgaccaaaatttgacacaaaatacgaAGGGGATCAATAACCCAGACGGAGGTAGTACATCTGATCGAAAAATGTAAGTATTAGAATTTGTAGCGGTGAAACATTATTGCTATTTTGTGACATTCAATCGATTCTCATTTTCCCTTTTTGCACAAAAGATTCTCCTTTTCCCATGTCTATCAATGTGCTTGTATATAATAATCATGCCTAAAAACATGGAACCTCATATGAATATATGTTTGGGATTTATTTGTTATAAAGATCTTCGATTGCTTATGAAGTTTAATAAAGAAAAATTACCCTTGTTGCGAAGTAAGACAATAAAATAGCTCCCTCCCCTTTATTTTCCCCATTCTAAAACATAATGCTCTAGGCATGCAACATGCATGGTCTCAAAAGATGCAGCTTTGACCATTACTCTTCTTTTTTGCGGGGAAGCTTTGACCATTACTGTTTTGCATATGAATACATTGTAACAAATTAGAAAAACAACTTGAACCAAATTAGTGAAGTTAGTTCCTTTTGGCATGTCTCAATAATTTGCGCGGGCAATAACTTAATTTCTTATTATTCAAGTTCTTACATGAGAATGTTGATGCATGTATTTTAGTACTCCAATTTTGACAGGAGTGTTATAATTTATATCTATAAGCCTATTATTCATAATTTAGATGAATTCAAACATTTGATCATttttcctgtcatttattttttttATCTGTTTTACCCTGCTTGCAACCTTCCTCTCTAGAACCTGAGCAGACCTCCTTCTAACTTCCTCACAGCCCTACCTGCTTATTAGTGCTCCATTCACTACAAAAATCTCAATCTCACATCTGAGGCATTTAATAAAATGACAAAAGGTGAAGTGCCATTACAGTTCAAAAAAATAAAGATGCTTCGAATTCTTTTACACATGTAAAGTAAATCACAAAGGATTTTTAATAAAATACTTCAATATGGGTAAGACATGTAAGGCTATGCTAAAGTAGATGAAGGCAAAAAATATTGTTTACAATGAGATTTGACAACTACATATGAGAAATTGTAGAACAACATGTAACTTAAACTGTTTTATCTTATAGGACATGACAACAAtaaaacctactccctccgtcccataatataagatgtttttgcaagctagCATAGCTtgtaaaaatgtcttatattttgggacgggggGAGTACAAATTAAGACCATAAATGAGCTCACAAAGTAACAATTGACTAACTCTGATGGCCAGAACAGGTGTATGCCATGGTGATCAAGTCATCCGAGGTTGGAAGGGTTTATTGAATGAATGTTGTATGTCTACGTCGAATTGACATCATTGCTCCACTTCATAAAATAATTATCGAAGTGCAGAAGATTAACAAAGCTTATATACATCAATAATAATGCATAGTATAGAATAGTGTAATTCGCATTATTGTAGAAACTTATGAGCCATAAAAAAACAAATGTCTAGAATTAGACAAACATGACTCGTAACTAAATACTTGATGATTTAAACATGTTAGCATTGGTCCAGCAGATGACATGCATCAACTTATTAAGATAAATGATTTCTCTAACCTATTTGCTTGATGTCATACTATAATATATATTGCCTCCATTTCAGAATATACGCCACACATGTATACCTAGGAGGTACATAATTGAAGTAATATTGTACCAAATTGGGACATATTTGACACAACAGTAGTGTTTCTATCTAAATGTAGCAAATATTGTCCAGTTACAACAAATGTTAGTCAAAAAAAATATATCTTTTGTGTCCAATGTAGGTGCATGCAATAGGTACTGTGAAACAGAGGAAGCATCACACATGAAAGGACAGACGGAAATAAAAAAATGCAAATGTTGAAGTGATGTATTTTGTTATCTTGGCTATTTGTGGGTCTCATGCTCTTGTTGATATAAACAAATCACACGAGCAAATTCTTAAAATCCAAGCATCATGGAAAACTTAGCAGTTATCTAAACATGTATGTACCTTTTTTTTGTGGGTAAAACATGTATGTACCTTATATTCTGACATGGGATGATGTGGATATTCTATAGCCACGTAAACAGTTGTACAATCCATAATATTTGTCACTCAGATGAAGACATTGCAGGTCAAAAGCGAACCAAAGAATTGACACTGTATAGGCTTGTAAAAACATTAGACATATATAACTAATAAATAATTGAAAGATTAGTATTTTAGCCACATTCCAGGCTTTACATAAAACAACACTTGTGCGAAATAAAAGAATACTACAACCCCTTCTAAAAAGGGCAACAAGAAAAACAAATCATTCATATAAGAGCATCTAGCTTAGCATCAACGGTAACTCATATATATCTCTTCAATTTTGTTTtgtactaatataaattgataaaaTGTGGCTTATGAATAACGTTAGATCCATATCATGCTTTTAGTGTATAGTAATAAATAGATTTCCGAGACAATATGAGATTGTACAAACAACCANNNNNNNNNNNNNNNNNNNNNNNNNNNNNNNNNNNNNNNNNNNNNNNNNNNNNNNNNNNNNNNNNNNNNNNNNNNNNNNNNNNNNNNNNNNNNNNNNNNNNNNNNNNNNNNNNNNNNNNNNNNNTGAAGGACTTTCTTGGGAGAGCTTAGATCGGATTTTTTTTTAGCAAGCTCTACCACTTCTAGCAACGGGTGGCTCCAAGGGTAAGCGATCCCAAGATGTTTAAGCTGCTCAACAACAGTTGCAACTCGGACACGCTCATCCCTGACACTTGTTTTGTATCTTTCCAGTATCTACGGTGATGTGCAGAGAGGTGGAGCAGCTAGGTTGGTCGCCATTGACCCTAGGAGCCGGGTTTGGGACGATGTCAAAGCGGAGGATTTCATGTTCCCGGCCCTCCTTCTCGGCCGCGCGGTAAGGAATACGGGAAGAATAGAGCTACCAGGGTCGTCGGCTTCTTGTCGCGTGCCCGAGCAGCGCATCCATCAAGATCTTCAAACCGGATATCATGGCGATGGGACTAAACTCAGAGGTGAAGCGAGGACATTACGGTTCCTTGTGGTAGAACCTGACTACTGTGTAGTTATTTTTTATTCCATAGTTATGATGGAACGCAAATCTACACCTtcgtaatcaaattactcaattttTTCATTAAATCTCTATTTATTACTTAAAAAGAACGTATGGTTCTCATTTCACCTTTCTTCCCACCACCCCTTCGTCTAACCTTtcatgtatatgataatcaatcaccttaatttacttacatTCTAAACCAATTCaattttaatttacttaccaaacttctaatcaaaatataaggtaattcacgatcagaatttgataaacatttatttacacaatcacattaTTATTGACAGATAAATTGTAAGCTAacgtactagaatatttatatcacgttgcaatgcacgggcacttTTCTAGTTTGCTAAAAATAAATAGACCCGGTTTGAACAGCGTGAGATGACCGTTTCTTTTCTCCTCACGCGTCTCTTCTCCCTATAAAACCAAGCAAGCCTCCATTCGCACGCACCTCGATCACACACTCTTGTCCCCCGTTGTTCTCGAGCTCACGTCACCGCGACCCGGGCCCCGTCATGGCCGACCGCGTCCACCCCATGCAGTCTCCGCCGCATCCCGCGTCCCCTCTGCCGCCGCCGGACcaggaggacgcggcggcggcggcggccacggaGACCACGCCGCTCCACCCCACCTTCTAcgagccgccggcgccgccgcccgggACGTACATCGTCCAGATTCCAAAGGACCAGGTCCTCCGCGTGCCGCCCCCCGACCGGGCCAGCCGGTACAAGAGTCTCGCGGAGCGCCCGGTccggcgccgccgcctgcgccgcgcCTGCTTTGGCGCCTGCGGGGCCGTGCTCttccttgccgtcgccgccgccgtgttCGTGGGCGCCGTGTACCTCGTCTTCCGCCCCCGCGCGCCCGCCTTCTCCGTCGCCTCCCTCTCCATCCGCGGCCTCGACGTGGCCGCCCTGCCGCCCTCTTCGCTCTCGCCGGAGCTCGACGTCGCCCTGCGCGCGGACAACGGCGCGAACAGGAAGGTGGGCGTCGACTACCGCGGCGCCGGCGAGGTGGCGGTCTCCTACTCCGGTGCGCGCCTTGCGGCCGGCCAGTGGCCGGCGTTCCACCAGGCGCCGAGGAACGTGACGGTGCTCTCCACGACGCTGAGGGGGACCGGCGTGAGCTTCAGCGACGAGCAGAGGAAGCAGCTGGCCGCGGAGCAGGCGGCGCGCGCGGTGCCGCTGACGGTGGAGGCGCGGGTGCCCGTGCGGCTGCGGTTCGGGAAGGTGCTGCGGACGTGGACGGTGGACGTGAAGGCGACGTGCCAGGTGACGGTTGACAGGCTGGCCGGCGAGGCAGCGGCGGCCAACAGAGGATGCCGGGTCAAGGTCAGgccgttcttgtggtggtggtggtgactgCTGATCgccaccggcgccggcgccgcttGTGGTTACCAATGTGTCAACGGCTAGCAACAGTAACAGCGGCCGAGCATTAACTGGGAAGTTATTTGGCGGTGGGGTGAATTAAACTTTGTAAATTTCGGATATGTCTCTTGTGGTGTGATTTCAATTGTTTGATTTTGATGAGGAATACACTATCAGTCTCAGATTTAACTGGTTAATTACCCCCTCGTCTTGAAAAGAAAGACATGTTTGAATAACATACCGTCtttaaaatgtactccctccgttccctaaAAAAATGTACTccatccgtaaagaaatataaaagcactCAGACCACtacttagtgatctaaacgctcttataattCTTTCCAGAAGGAGTAATAAGTTAATACTACAAAAGGATTATTATAGAACACAATAAAATAGTTACATTGTGGAAGTAATTTTGGTCTATGCTTATAGTTTCACATACAATCAAAGTGTTCTTACATATATTATTAGTGAAAGGTTTAAAAGCTTCCAAGATATCATGTTATTTGTGGAAGTGAAGAGAGTAcacatatttcctctttttttttaattttttgttacCATTGGTATATCTAAAGTTACCATTGGTGGTTAACTAATTAATTACCTTCCTTTTTTTGGTTTACTTATTACCAACTAAGGAATCATTTTGTTTAGAATAACTAAAAAAAGAACCAAATGGAACCATAGGAATTTGAAAGGATTCCCTGTACTAGGCTTTTGCATCAGTGTGATGCACACGGCCTGGCATGGCATCAATATCAAAAACATCAACGAGTTGCATATTCGCTTTTCCCCTCCCAATTTTGCATTTATATTGCCTGCGTCATATCACCAGGGTTTTCTTCTGCTTGATCAGTGCATGCCACTGAATTGATTCTGTAATATTGCACTACGAGTCAGGAAAATCATTCTACAAGCGAGGCACAGCCTTTTTTTTACCAAGTCTTGGGCATGCCATTTGTACTTTTGACAAGGCCTCTCTTCTTTGGTCATAACGGCGTTTGTGTTGTCAAACTCCGACTCataaaactccaaataagataCAACTTGTACAAATGCTAGTTTCCATTTGCCTCTCCAGAGCAATGTCAAAGCACGACAAAGCATAGTGCTCGAGCGgctacccatggtcctcctgtgctCTGAAGCTGGTTTGTCCCGTTGCTTCCTAAATGTTTCTTTATTTTTTCTGAACTCAGGTGACCGAGCGATGGCTACATCGTATTCCGCTTCCTCGATCTTAATTTTTCTAGCGTGTTACCTTTCATGCGGCACTGTCGCAACGGCTTGATCTTACTCAAACCGCACTAGCGAGCTAATCTTCTTACCTTTCTTTATAACTGTTATATAATGAGCCTAAGCAAGCTAAGGCTGGCACGAGAAATGGATGGAACAGAACAGTTCAACAATCTATCACCACTTGTCGCAGCGTAACGTACGTAGCTATCACCTGCTGAACTAGTCTAACTTAAACCGGGCATGCAGCTGTATGCCACTTCAGATTGTGTCTTTGGGTCCTGACGCACGCAGGGACGACCTCCACCCCTCTGGATCGTGGTTTCACGGATCCCAAGGCACGATCCGACGGCGAACGGAGGTGGCGCGCCACATGAGGATTGACCCCGAAGAATTGTTTACTACACAGGAGAAAAGTAGGGGCATGTAAT
It encodes:
- the LOC119300889 gene encoding uncharacterized protein LOC119300889, which encodes MRLMDKFKQMAKDLGTDDLVLHAKRILHSSFAVAYQSSCDYPMVLGAGILLLLLHRICPPLLAFLVSSSPLLLLTGLLLGALLSYGEPNTPSVTAEGDSDNQQTLTPESKNSIADCSTEEVESVTIETCLEKRTGSAGVYVEERAPANNTHDNHCEETNVMFLAADTVLSTESSKYAQSNVIMGREGYGEQISEKSDLQEFESSNNERGDYEVHNHYQFGEPTSPCWQSADRQDPCYGSESDLTDDSSSPDASMTDIIPMLEELHPLIDLGTGHPTLASRSRDNLNSSSDDDESDLEEDDDDDSISDDEDEGEEEEKDDGNDQEDVIGKNGRADGLMELQRAKNILKFELDQRLMDLQTADATQKLKEASRFFVQVPSISTPRGQPYDPSNASGEGEVIELPQIPDSAPSVLLPMGSLFDLPSDHIVDHNSQLEETWTPRSYSPATQLRKHGNFHGRHSANPCRSGLKSEKGEIGGEDALGSHSDSDAAKQGNDGRLSCSQEAHLGEEIKILSPVISDAGVLKGDYGMHEGNNNADSSDDINSFPTMKNESSTSEAEVSVHPGGEQSVLCCLSKVNNSEQYVVEANSIDEVNSLFRSRMEEVLVQSVSEPVMGQPLTVTLEDDSSDPALCPNPGMHAIEASSVEELNSQFVQINHEVLTYDAWDVEPVQEKSSEEAFLAADEHTSEVPVGNGSRELSTAEENQQFAGTSRLHVIEVTSAEEMKRLFNTLEDVQDQMHHSSEHKLAQGTGGSASGTLGLETEPVEDAGSAFEQLISGHDKGKMSQDVEVELKPSELNSELEVTEAQTLDDDSSYDTFGSGSKVTELKDSAGTPKSVAVEGRHEEDV
- the LOC119297189 gene encoding NDR1/HIN1-like protein 13, whose protein sequence is MADRVHPMQSPPHPASPLPPPDQEDAAAAAATETTPLHPTFYEPPAPPPGTYIVQIPKDQVLRVPPPDRASRYKSLAERPVRRRRLRRACFGACGAVLFLAVAAAVFVGAVYLVFRPRAPAFSVASLSIRGLDVAALPPSSLSPELDVALRADNGANRKVGVDYRGAGEVAVSYSGARLAAGQWPAFHQAPRNVTVLSTTLRGTGVSFSDEQRKQLAAEQAARAVPLTVEARVPVRLRFGKVLRTWTVDVKATCQVTVDRLAGEAAAANRGCRVKVRPFLWWWW